A single genomic interval of Microbulbifer variabilis harbors:
- a CDS encoding SelT/SelW/SelH family protein, translated as MKASITIHYCVQCNWMLRATWMAQELLHTFADDLQQVALQPGTGGVFEIRIGENLIWERKRDGGFPGAKELKRRVRDLLFPERDLGHIDTP; from the coding sequence GTGAAAGCGAGCATAACCATCCACTACTGTGTGCAGTGCAATTGGATGTTGCGGGCTACCTGGATGGCCCAGGAGTTGCTTCACACTTTTGCGGATGACCTACAACAGGTTGCATTACAACCCGGAACTGGAGGAGTATTCGAAATCCGCATTGGTGAAAATTTGATCTGGGAGCGCAAGCGCGATGGCGGTTTTCCCGGAGCAAAGGAACTCAAGCGGCGCGTGCGGGACCTATTGTTTCCCGAGCGCGATCTGGGACATATCGATACTCCCTGA
- a CDS encoding flavin prenyltransferase UbiX: protein MILQQATFNKTVTLAMTGASGAQYGLRLLQCLLASGVRVWLLMSEAAQVVINTETDLQLPEGDDDTLQAFLADRFGAQEGQLKLFGKRDWFSPVASGTGASASMVICPASGGTLSAVACGASNNLIERAADVALKERRQLILVPREAPYSEIHLENMLKLTRMGAMILPASPGFYQKPRTVEDIVDFVVARLLDQLGVEQKLLPAWGE, encoded by the coding sequence GTGATCTTGCAGCAAGCCACATTTAATAAAACCGTTACCCTGGCCATGACTGGGGCTTCCGGGGCCCAATACGGCCTGCGTTTGTTGCAGTGCCTGCTCGCTTCTGGCGTGCGCGTCTGGCTGTTGATGTCTGAGGCGGCCCAGGTAGTGATCAATACAGAGACCGACCTGCAACTGCCGGAGGGCGACGATGACACACTGCAGGCTTTTCTCGCCGATCGCTTCGGCGCGCAGGAGGGCCAGTTGAAATTGTTTGGCAAGCGCGACTGGTTTTCGCCGGTGGCATCCGGCACTGGAGCGTCGGCCAGCATGGTGATCTGCCCGGCCAGCGGTGGCACTTTGTCGGCCGTTGCCTGTGGAGCTTCCAATAATCTGATTGAGCGCGCTGCGGATGTGGCGTTGAAGGAGCGCCGCCAGTTGATTTTGGTTCCGCGCGAGGCGCCTTACTCGGAGATTCACCTGGAAAATATGCTCAAACTCACCCGCATGGGCGCGATGATTCTGCCGGCCAGCCCCGGTTTTTATCAGAAGCCGCGCACGGTCGAAGACATAGTCGATTTTGTGGTGGCGAGACTGCTCGATCAGTTGGGCGTGGAACAAAAGTTGTTGCCGGCTTGGGGTGAGTAG